A genomic region of Noviherbaspirillum sp. L7-7A contains the following coding sequences:
- the flgJ gene encoding flagellar assembly peptidoglycan hydrolase FlgJ — MISQNPRITSDGADLPALRRAGKQDSPEALRAAAQQFESLFMNMVMKSMRDATPQDSPFDSQQSRMYTSMLDQKISDNFAKRGMGLADALMRQLSNNAGVAPGADGAAPAGAAASATAAGQTGLSATPPDGPTPLEMSSARQYPPRPGHVQAFQDKLAEHANEASRSTGIPAKFMLGQAALETGWGKREIRGADGSNSHNLFGIKAGANWTGKTVEVATTEYVNGVPQKRMEKFRAYDSYADSFRDYASLLKNNPRYQNVIANSQDASSFAEGLQRAGYATDPNYAAKLSRIIKQSLSA; from the coding sequence ATGATCAGCCAGAATCCCCGCATCACCAGCGACGGCGCCGACCTGCCGGCGCTGCGTCGCGCCGGCAAGCAGGACTCGCCGGAAGCGCTGCGCGCCGCGGCCCAGCAGTTCGAATCGCTGTTCATGAACATGGTGATGAAGTCCATGCGCGACGCCACGCCGCAGGACAGCCCGTTCGACAGCCAGCAGAGCCGGATGTACACCTCGATGCTGGACCAGAAGATCAGCGACAACTTCGCCAAGCGCGGCATGGGGCTGGCCGACGCGCTGATGCGCCAGCTTTCCAACAATGCCGGCGTGGCGCCCGGCGCCGATGGCGCCGCGCCTGCCGGTGCGGCCGCATCGGCCACGGCAGCAGGGCAGACCGGCCTGTCGGCCACGCCGCCGGACGGACCCACGCCGCTGGAGATGTCGAGCGCGCGCCAGTATCCGCCGCGGCCCGGCCATGTGCAGGCCTTCCAGGACAAGCTGGCCGAGCATGCCAACGAAGCCAGCCGCAGCACCGGCATACCTGCCAAGTTCATGCTGGGTCAGGCTGCGCTGGAAACCGGCTGGGGCAAGCGCGAGATCCGCGGCGCCGACGGCAGCAACAGCCACAACCTGTTCGGCATCAAGGCCGGCGCCAACTGGACCGGCAAGACGGTCGAGGTCGCCACCACGGAATATGTCAATGGCGTGCCGCAGAAGCGCATGGAGAAATTCCGCGCCTATGACTCCTATGCCGATTCGTTCCGCGATTACGCCAGCCTGCTGAAGAACAATCCGCGCTACCAGAACGTCATCGCCAACAGCCAGGATGCCAGCAGCTTTGCCGAGGGCCTGCAGCGCGCCGGCTATGCCACCGATCCGAATTACGCGGCCAAGCTGTCGCGCATCATCAAGCAGTCACTGTCGGCCTGA
- the fliO gene encoding flagellar biosynthetic protein FliO has product MRLTHALILSLALAAGSAVAEEAATPAPAAEAAQPAQAQPQAPAPVASPAPAAAAAPPTGAQAPAAATVTSAPSSAGSLLQVIFGLIVVLGLLAGALWVLKRVGGGRLAGGSVVKIVGGVSVGNRERVMVVEVADQWIVIGVAPGQVSKLADMPRQEQQQGGAALTGAPNFSAWLKQTIEKRNAN; this is encoded by the coding sequence ATGAGGCTGACCCACGCGCTGATCCTGTCGCTGGCGCTGGCCGCCGGTTCGGCTGTGGCCGAGGAAGCGGCAACGCCGGCACCGGCGGCCGAGGCTGCCCAGCCGGCCCAGGCGCAGCCTCAGGCGCCCGCCCCGGTTGCTTCGCCAGCGCCAGCGGCGGCCGCAGCTCCGCCCACCGGCGCGCAAGCGCCAGCGGCGGCCACCGTGACCAGCGCGCCCTCCTCCGCCGGCAGCCTGCTGCAGGTAATATTCGGCCTGATCGTCGTGCTGGGCCTGCTGGCCGGCGCATTGTGGGTGCTGAAGCGGGTGGGCGGCGGCAGGCTGGCTGGCGGATCGGTGGTGAAGATCGTCGGCGGCGTATCGGTCGGCAATCGCGAACGGGTCATGGTGGTGGAAGTGGCCGACCAGTGGATCGTGATCGGCGTGGCACCCGGCCAGGTCAGCAAGCTGGCCGACATGCCGCGCCAGGAACAGCAGCAAGGCGGCGCGGCACTGACCGGCGCCCCCAATTTCAGCGCATGGCTGAAGCAGACAATCGAGAAACGCAATGCAAACTAA
- the fliQ gene encoding flagellar biosynthesis protein FliQ, whose product MTPESVMSLGRHAMEVTLMVAAPMLLVALIIGLVVSIFQAATQINEATLSFIPKLIGIFVALVVAGPWMLSVMLDYMRQMLTGIPGMVG is encoded by the coding sequence ATGACTCCCGAAAGCGTAATGTCCCTGGGCCGCCATGCGATGGAGGTCACCCTGATGGTGGCCGCACCCATGCTGCTGGTGGCGTTGATCATCGGCCTGGTGGTCAGCATCTTCCAGGCCGCCACCCAGATCAATGAAGCGACGCTATCCTTCATTCCCAAGCTGATCGGCATCTTCGTGGCGCTGGTAGTGGCCGGCCCCTGGATGCTGTCGGTGATGCTGGACTACATGCGCCAGATGCTGACCGGCATACCCGGCATGGTGGGCTGA
- the fliN gene encoding flagellar motor switch protein FliN, whose protein sequence is MSNDPNTQIIAEDDWGAAIAEQAQAEENALRAQAASATIFQEFSGAGTRNTHNDIDFILDIPVQLTVELGRTKIAIKNLLQLAQGSVVELDGLAGEPMDVLVNGCLIAQGEVVVVNDKFGIRLTDIITPSERIRKLNK, encoded by the coding sequence ATGTCCAATGACCCCAATACCCAGATCATTGCCGAAGACGACTGGGGCGCAGCCATTGCCGAACAGGCGCAGGCGGAGGAAAACGCCCTGCGCGCTCAGGCAGCCAGCGCCACGATCTTCCAGGAGTTTTCCGGCGCCGGCACGCGCAATACCCACAACGACATCGACTTCATCCTCGACATCCCGGTGCAGCTCACCGTGGAACTGGGACGCACCAAGATCGCCATCAAGAACTTGCTGCAACTGGCGCAGGGCTCGGTGGTGGAACTGGACGGCCTGGCCGGCGAGCCGATGGATGTGCTGGTCAACGGCTGCCTGATCGCACAGGGCGAAGTGGTGGTGGTCAATGACAAGTTCGGCATCCGCCTGACCGACATCATTACCCCGTCCGAACGCATCCGCAAGCTCAACAAATGA
- the fliR gene encoding flagellar biosynthetic protein FliR: protein MITINSLDINALIASFLWPFTRIMGLLAIAPLFGNRSIPARIKVALGLLLSAIVAPTVGALPQMDPMSMTGVLVLAQQFIIGIAMGFAMRIVFTAVELAGELCGMTMGLGFATFFDPQSAGRSSAISQYLSLITLMVYLAANLHLVVLSTLVDSFSTMPVTAMPMGGDLFRQLAGWGGRIFSAGVQLALPVVAGLLITNIALGILTRAAPQLNLFGVGFPVTLTVGFLMLALTLPYLAVPLERLFADGFAMMRQLTAGLPRI from the coding sequence ATGATCACCATCAACAGCCTGGACATCAATGCGCTGATTGCCAGCTTTCTGTGGCCGTTCACCCGCATCATGGGACTGCTGGCGATTGCGCCGCTGTTTGGCAACCGCAGCATACCGGCCCGCATCAAGGTGGCCCTGGGCCTGCTGCTGTCGGCGATCGTCGCGCCCACCGTCGGCGCGCTGCCGCAGATGGACCCGATGTCCATGACCGGCGTGCTGGTGCTGGCGCAGCAGTTCATCATCGGCATTGCCATGGGTTTTGCAATGCGCATCGTGTTTACTGCCGTGGAGCTGGCCGGCGAGCTGTGCGGCATGACCATGGGCCTGGGCTTTGCCACCTTCTTCGATCCGCAGTCGGCGGGCCGTTCTTCCGCGATCAGCCAGTACCTGTCCCTGATCACGCTGATGGTGTATCTCGCCGCCAATCTGCATTTGGTGGTCCTGTCGACGCTGGTGGACAGCTTCTCCACCATGCCTGTCACGGCCATGCCGATGGGCGGCGACCTGTTCCGCCAGCTGGCCGGCTGGGGCGGCCGCATCTTCAGTGCCGGCGTGCAGCTGGCGCTGCCGGTGGTGGCGGGCCTGTTGATCACCAATATCGCGCTGGGCATCCTGACCCGCGCCGCGCCGCAGCTCAACCTGTTCGGCGTCGGCTTTCCGGTGACCCTGACGGTCGGTTTCCTGATGCTGGCGCTGACGCTGCCCTATCTCGCGGTGCCGCTGGAGCGGCTGTTTGCAGACGGCTTCGCGATGATGCGGCAACTGACAGCCGGGTTGCCGAGAATTTGA
- the fliP gene encoding flagellar type III secretion system pore protein FliP (The bacterial flagellar biogenesis protein FliP forms a type III secretion system (T3SS)-type pore required for flagellar assembly.) → MQTKWAARGLVIGAALLPLCAIAQGLPALTSTPTANGGQNYTLSLQTMLLLTGLTFIPAALLMMTSFTRIIIVLSLLRQALGTQTAPPNQVMVGLALFLSLFVMGPVLDKIYANAYLPLSENKITMQQALDTGAGPLKDFMMKQTRQSDLALYVKLSGNAQLQGPEDVPLRILVPAFITSELKTAFQISFAIFIPFLIIDMVVASVLMSMGMMMVSPAIVSLPFKLMLFVLVDGWQLLIGSLAQSFY, encoded by the coding sequence ATGCAAACTAAGTGGGCCGCGCGCGGCCTGGTCATCGGCGCGGCGCTGTTGCCGCTGTGCGCCATCGCGCAGGGCCTGCCGGCGCTGACCTCCACCCCCACCGCCAACGGCGGCCAGAACTACACCCTCAGCCTGCAGACCATGCTGTTGCTGACCGGGCTGACTTTCATCCCGGCCGCGCTGCTGATGATGACCAGCTTCACCCGCATCATCATCGTGCTGTCGCTGCTGCGTCAGGCGCTGGGCACCCAGACCGCGCCGCCCAACCAGGTGATGGTGGGCCTGGCGCTGTTCCTGTCGCTGTTCGTGATGGGGCCGGTGCTGGACAAGATCTATGCGAATGCCTATCTGCCGCTGTCGGAAAACAAGATCACGATGCAGCAGGCGCTCGATACCGGCGCCGGGCCGCTGAAGGACTTCATGATGAAGCAGACCCGGCAGTCCGACCTGGCGCTGTACGTGAAGCTGTCGGGCAATGCGCAGCTGCAGGGCCCGGAAGACGTGCCGCTGCGGATCCTGGTGCCGGCATTCATCACCAGCGAGCTCAAGACCGCGTTCCAGATCAGCTTCGCCATCTTCATCCCCTTCCTGATCATCGACATGGTGGTGGCCAGCGTGCTGATGTCGATGGGCATGATGATGGTGTCGCCGGCCATCGTGTCGCTGCCGTTCAAGCTGATGCTGTTCGTGCTGGTGGACGGCTGGCAGCTTTTGATCGGCTCGCTGGCGCAGAGCTTTTACTGA
- the fliM gene encoding flagellar motor switch protein FliM: protein MAENFLSQDEVDALLKGVSGDIDESTTQVDTSSVRPYNLATQERIVRGRMPTLEIINERFARLLRIGLFNFLHRSAEVSIGPVRVSKYSEFIRNLVVPTNLNLVHMKPLRGTALMVLDPNLVFLMVDNLFGGDGRFHTRVEGRDFTQTEQRIIQRILNIVFESYAKSWEPVYPVEFEYIRSEMNTQFTNIATPNEVVVATTFTVELGPVSGEMHFCMPYSMIEPIRDLLTSSLQGETLEVDKRWIRLMTQQIQGAEVELVVDLGQARTTLGAILNMKAGDVIPFNLTPTVEAKVDGVPVMECSYGKINGQYALRVERMINSSHEAIPGDDNVQ, encoded by the coding sequence ATGGCCGAAAATTTTCTGTCGCAGGATGAAGTCGACGCCCTTCTGAAGGGCGTCAGCGGAGACATCGACGAAAGCACCACCCAGGTCGACACCTCCAGCGTCCGGCCGTACAACCTGGCGACCCAGGAACGTATCGTGCGCGGCCGCATGCCGACGCTGGAAATCATCAACGAGCGCTTTGCGCGCTTGCTGCGCATCGGCCTGTTCAACTTCCTGCATCGCAGCGCCGAGGTGTCGATCGGCCCGGTGCGGGTGTCGAAGTACAGCGAGTTCATCCGCAACCTGGTGGTGCCGACCAACCTGAACCTGGTCCACATGAAGCCGCTGCGCGGCACCGCGCTGATGGTGCTCGACCCCAACCTGGTGTTCCTGATGGTGGACAACCTGTTCGGCGGCGACGGCCGCTTCCATACCAGGGTGGAAGGCCGCGACTTCACGCAGACCGAGCAGCGCATCATCCAGCGCATTCTGAACATCGTCTTCGAGTCCTATGCCAAGTCGTGGGAGCCGGTGTACCCGGTGGAGTTCGAGTACATCCGTTCGGAGATGAACACCCAGTTCACCAATATCGCCACGCCCAATGAAGTGGTGGTGGCCACCACCTTCACCGTGGAGCTGGGCCCGGTCAGCGGCGAGATGCACTTCTGCATGCCCTATTCCATGATCGAGCCGATCCGCGACCTCCTTACCAGCAGCCTGCAGGGCGAGACGCTGGAAGTGGACAAGCGCTGGATTCGCCTGATGACGCAGCAGATCCAGGGCGCGGAAGTCGAGCTGGTGGTCGACCTGGGCCAGGCCCGCACCACGCTGGGCGCCATCCTCAACATGAAAGCCGGCGACGTGATTCCCTTCAATCTCACGCCGACCGTGGAAGCCAAGGTCGACGGCGTGCCGGTGATGGAATGCTCGTATGGCAAAATCAATGGCCAGTACGCACTACGCGTCGAGCGCATGATCAACAGTTCGCATGAAGCGATACCAGGAGATGACAATGTCCAATGA
- the flgL gene encoding flagellar hook-associated protein FlgL has translation MRISTNSLYESNVSRIGDTQSSLAKVQQQIASGKRLLSPADDPLGAAKALDLTQSQAMNTQYTENRNSARGALSMQEGALQNVTSLLQDVRSQVVAAGSGTLDDTSRKFIAGELRSRLSELTSLANSRDGVGNYLFAGFNDNAQPFNSNGSTVSYAGDNGQKMLQVGTSRQMPAGDSGDNIFMNVPASAVFSSTSNGTGSAALSNITIKDASQAAPGHQYEVVFGADAGGAPTYSVYDTTKDPLKATPLASGPYASPQTIDAAGLEMTVSGTPVTNDALSIKPARTQSMFKTLDKLIAALEAPVTTDVERKQFTYDLGVAGQNIDNALNNVLSVRASVGSRLQELDTLDDAGSARDLQYAEQLSDIQDVDYVKAVTDLTQKQMQLQAAQQSFAKVSGLSLFNFL, from the coding sequence ATGCGCATCAGCACCAACAGCCTGTATGAATCGAACGTCAGCCGCATTGGCGATACCCAGTCTTCGCTGGCCAAGGTCCAGCAGCAGATCGCCAGCGGCAAGCGCCTGCTGTCGCCGGCCGATGATCCGCTCGGCGCGGCCAAGGCGCTGGATCTGACCCAGAGCCAGGCAATGAATACGCAGTACACCGAGAACCGCAACAGCGCCCGCGGCGCGCTGTCGATGCAGGAGGGTGCGCTGCAAAACGTTACCAGCCTGCTGCAGGACGTGCGCTCGCAGGTCGTCGCGGCAGGCAGCGGCACGCTGGACGACACCTCGCGCAAGTTCATCGCTGGCGAACTGCGCAGCCGGCTGTCGGAGCTGACCAGCCTGGCCAACAGCCGCGACGGCGTCGGCAACTACCTGTTTGCCGGCTTCAATGACAATGCCCAGCCGTTCAACAGCAACGGCAGCACGGTCAGCTATGCCGGCGACAATGGCCAGAAGATGCTGCAGGTAGGCACCTCGCGCCAGATGCCGGCCGGCGACAGTGGCGACAACATCTTCATGAACGTGCCGGCCAGCGCGGTCTTCTCCAGCACCAGCAATGGCACCGGCAGCGCGGCGCTGTCGAACATCACGATCAAGGACGCGAGCCAGGCGGCGCCCGGCCATCAGTATGAAGTGGTTTTCGGCGCCGACGCTGGCGGCGCGCCAACCTATTCGGTGTACGACACCACGAAGGACCCGCTCAAGGCCACGCCGCTGGCAAGCGGCCCTTACGCGAGCCCGCAGACCATCGATGCCGCCGGCCTGGAAATGACGGTCTCGGGCACGCCCGTGACCAACGACGCGCTGAGCATCAAGCCGGCACGTACGCAGAGCATGTTCAAGACCCTGGACAAGCTGATCGCCGCGCTGGAAGCGCCCGTCACCACGGATGTCGAGCGCAAGCAATTCACCTACGACCTCGGCGTGGCCGGGCAGAACATCGACAATGCGCTGAACAACGTGCTGTCGGTGCGCGCCTCGGTCGGCTCGCGGCTGCAGGAACTCGACACCCTGGACGACGCCGGCAGCGCCCGCGACCTGCAGTATGCGGAGCAGCTGTCGGACATTCAGGATGTGGACTATGTCAAGGCAGTGACGGACCTGACCCAGAAGCAGATGCAGCTGCAGGCCGCGCAGCAGAGTTTTGCGAAGGTGTCGGGGCTGTCGCTGTTTAATTTCCTGTGA
- the flgK gene encoding flagellar hook-associated protein FlgK produces the protein MSSILNVGQSALSAAQAGLVTTGHNIANASTPGYNRQVLVQGAVNGQDAGYGFIGKGTEVTAVRRVYSEFLNTQVLSTQTASTQLSSYYAQVQQVNNMLADSKAGLTPVLQDFFSSLQAAGADPSSGAARQSMLSSANTLVGRFQSMDAQLGELRQGVTTEMRSSVDAINVYAQQIGKLNDAIEKATSSGGSTPNDLLDQRDQAISELSREIKVSVVKQGATYNVMIGSGQPLVVGTKTYDLSMAQSPTDPNRPMVAYQTVNGTVLLSDESLSGGKLGGMLEFRSKTLDQAQNALGRIAITLASSFNAQHMLGQDANGNPGAAFFNVAAPVVSPSSRNGDQAATASAAIVDPSALTTSDYKVQVTAAGTPPGYKVVRLSDGQPFPGPSDGSPMVLDGVSFGVSGPLTAGDEFLVRPTADGASLRNGINVKIADKAAIALGSPLASAAAGGNSGTGSISAPTVTAAGASLAQPVSITFTSANTFDVTGTGPGLPATGVAFKAGEDISYNGWKLQISGVPASGDSFTVGTGSKGSGDNRNALALAALQSANTTDGASTSFQGAYSQLVSQVGNKTRELASTSAAAEQLRASAVSSQQAESGVNLDEEAANLLRYQQAYQAAGKVMKTASDMFDVLLSLGR, from the coding sequence ATGTCCAGCATACTCAACGTCGGTCAAAGCGCGCTCTCCGCGGCCCAGGCGGGCCTGGTCACGACCGGACACAATATCGCCAACGCCTCCACGCCCGGCTACAACCGCCAGGTGTTGGTGCAGGGCGCAGTCAATGGCCAGGATGCCGGCTACGGCTTCATCGGCAAGGGCACCGAAGTCACGGCGGTGCGCCGGGTCTATAGCGAGTTCCTGAATACCCAGGTGCTGTCGACCCAGACCGCCAGCACGCAGCTCAGCAGCTATTACGCCCAGGTCCAGCAGGTCAACAACATGCTGGCCGACAGCAAGGCCGGCCTGACGCCGGTATTGCAGGACTTCTTCTCCAGCCTGCAGGCCGCCGGCGCCGACCCCAGTTCAGGTGCGGCGCGCCAGTCCATGCTGTCGTCGGCCAACACCCTGGTGGGGCGCTTCCAGAGCATGGATGCGCAGCTCGGCGAACTGCGCCAGGGCGTGACCACGGAGATGCGTTCCAGCGTGGACGCCATCAATGTGTATGCCCAGCAGATCGGCAAGCTCAACGACGCCATCGAAAAGGCCACCAGCAGTGGCGGCAGCACGCCCAATGACCTGCTCGACCAGCGCGACCAGGCGATCTCGGAGCTGTCCAGGGAAATCAAGGTCAGCGTGGTCAAGCAGGGCGCCACCTATAACGTCATGATAGGCAGCGGCCAGCCGCTGGTGGTGGGCACCAAGACCTATGACCTGTCGATGGCCCAGTCGCCGACCGACCCCAACCGGCCGATGGTGGCCTACCAGACCGTGAACGGCACAGTGCTGCTGTCGGATGAAAGCCTGTCCGGCGGCAAGCTGGGCGGCATGCTGGAGTTTCGCAGCAAGACCCTGGACCAGGCGCAGAATGCGCTGGGCCGGATCGCGATCACGCTGGCCTCGTCCTTCAATGCGCAGCATATGCTGGGGCAGGATGCCAATGGCAATCCCGGCGCGGCGTTCTTCAATGTGGCGGCGCCCGTGGTGTCGCCCAGCAGCAGGAACGGCGACCAGGCCGCCACCGCCAGCGCGGCCATCGTCGATCCGTCGGCGCTGACCACCAGCGACTACAAGGTGCAGGTCACCGCTGCCGGCACGCCGCCGGGCTACAAGGTAGTGCGGCTGTCCGATGGCCAGCCGTTCCCGGGCCCGTCCGACGGCTCGCCCATGGTGCTCGATGGCGTGAGCTTCGGCGTCTCCGGCCCGCTCACGGCGGGCGACGAGTTCCTGGTGCGTCCCACCGCCGACGGCGCCTCGCTGCGCAACGGCATCAATGTGAAGATCGCCGACAAGGCGGCGATTGCGCTGGGCTCGCCCCTGGCCTCGGCCGCCGCCGGCGGCAACAGCGGCACCGGCAGCATCAGCGCACCTACGGTCACGGCCGCCGGCGCCAGCCTGGCGCAGCCGGTCAGCATTACCTTCACCTCCGCCAACACGTTCGATGTCACCGGCACCGGCCCGGGACTGCCGGCCACCGGCGTAGCCTTCAAGGCCGGCGAGGACATCAGCTACAACGGCTGGAAGCTGCAGATCAGCGGCGTGCCGGCCAGCGGCGACAGTTTCACCGTGGGCACCGGCAGCAAGGGATCGGGCGACAACCGCAACGCGCTGGCGCTGGCCGCGCTGCAGTCGGCCAATACCACCGATGGCGCGTCCACCAGCTTCCAGGGCGCCTATTCGCAACTGGTCAGCCAGGTCGGTAACAAGACCCGCGAACTCGCCTCCACCAGCGCCGCGGCCGAGCAGTTGCGGGCCTCGGCTGTCAGCTCGCAGCAGGCCGAGTCGGGCGTGAACCTGGACGAGGAAGCCGCCAACCTGCTGCGCTACCAGCAGGCCTACCAGGCCGCCGGCAAGGTCATGAAGACCGCCAGCGACATGTTCGACGTGTTGCTGTCACTGGGCCGCTAA
- a CDS encoding PAS domain S-box protein, with the protein MPAAPLPANEAPRLDALRSTALLDSAPEPAFDRITRLVARALDVPIALISLVDEKRQWFKSRVGVQAMQMPREQAFCAHAILETEPLVVPDATADARFADNPLVTGAPDIRAYAGVPIRTRNGQAIGTLCALDSQPRCFTQEEVDTLSDLAALVMKHIQMREAVELSRLEVDRSDAALRANAAQFEEMFDLASVGIAQVAPDGGWLNVNQALCRIVGYSSDELQLLTFQDITHPDDLHADLDLMQQLGAGQISQYQIEKRYRHKDGHYLWIDLNVTRKSGEDGRLEYFISIIQDIDARKQTEFALAALRRNLEETVRQRTEEVLGREAELRMVIENTYDAYVSTDEEGRVITWNQQAESTFGWSAAEAIGQPLEDLIIPEEMRERHRQGMARYLETRVKTALDKRLELTAQRKDGTPLTVELCATALHMHDRTMFSAFLHDITQRKAMEAEREREARHDALTGLLNRRAFMELLPQAMARADRSGKPLALLFLDLDGFKAVNDTLGHEAGDALLRHAGTMLLQSVRQTDSVVRLAGDEFVVVLENLSASAADGHIVAEKILAAVSAPLLLPQGQARVSASIGIAVYAPGSGQAPSALINEADGWMYQAKQAGKSLVLPRWASRLEMH; encoded by the coding sequence ATGCCCGCTGCACCTTTGCCTGCCAATGAGGCGCCGCGCCTCGACGCCCTGCGTTCCACCGCCCTGCTGGATTCCGCTCCCGAACCGGCATTCGACCGCATCACCCGGCTGGTGGCCCGTGCGCTCGATGTGCCGATAGCGCTGATCAGCCTCGTGGATGAAAAGCGGCAGTGGTTCAAGTCGCGAGTGGGAGTGCAAGCAATGCAGATGCCACGCGAACAGGCTTTTTGCGCTCACGCCATCCTTGAAACAGAGCCATTGGTGGTGCCGGATGCGACTGCGGATGCACGTTTTGCGGATAACCCCCTGGTCACCGGCGCACCCGACATCCGCGCCTATGCGGGGGTGCCGATCAGAACCAGGAATGGCCAGGCAATCGGCACGCTTTGCGCACTTGACAGCCAGCCTCGATGCTTCACGCAGGAAGAAGTGGACACGCTGTCCGATCTTGCCGCCCTCGTGATGAAACACATTCAGATGCGCGAGGCTGTGGAGCTCAGCAGGCTGGAAGTGGACCGCTCCGATGCCGCATTGCGGGCCAATGCCGCCCAGTTCGAAGAGATGTTCGATCTCGCCTCGGTAGGCATTGCGCAGGTGGCGCCGGACGGTGGCTGGCTCAACGTCAATCAGGCGCTGTGCCGGATTGTCGGTTATTCGTCCGATGAACTGCAGCTCTTGACCTTTCAGGACATCACCCATCCGGATGACCTCCATGCCGACCTTGATCTGATGCAGCAGCTGGGAGCCGGGCAGATCAGCCAGTACCAGATTGAAAAGCGGTATCGACACAAGGATGGGCATTACCTCTGGATTGACCTCAACGTCACCAGGAAATCCGGCGAGGACGGCCGCCTGGAATATTTCATCTCCATCATCCAGGACATCGATGCGCGCAAGCAGACCGAGTTTGCCCTGGCGGCCTTGCGACGCAACCTGGAAGAGACGGTGCGGCAGCGAACGGAGGAAGTGCTTGGCCGCGAAGCCGAACTGCGCATGGTGATCGAAAATACTTACGACGCCTATGTCAGCACGGACGAGGAAGGCCGGGTCATTACCTGGAACCAGCAGGCCGAATCGACCTTCGGCTGGTCCGCCGCGGAAGCCATTGGCCAGCCGCTTGAAGATCTCATCATCCCCGAGGAGATGCGTGAACGGCACAGGCAGGGAATGGCGCGTTATCTTGAAACCCGCGTCAAGACCGCCCTCGACAAGCGTCTGGAGCTGACGGCGCAGCGCAAGGATGGCACGCCCCTGACAGTCGAACTCTGCGCCACGGCGCTGCACATGCACGACCGCACGATGTTCAGCGCCTTCCTGCATGACATCACCCAGCGCAAGGCCATGGAGGCGGAGCGCGAGCGGGAAGCCAGGCATGATGCCCTGACCGGGCTGCTGAACCGTCGCGCCTTCATGGAGCTGCTTCCCCAGGCGATGGCGCGGGCTGACCGCAGCGGCAAGCCGCTCGCCCTGCTGTTCCTGGATCTGGATGGCTTCAAGGCAGTCAATGACACCCTTGGACACGAGGCCGGGGATGCATTGCTCAGGCATGCAGGCACCATGCTGCTGCAAAGCGTCAGGCAAACCGATAGCGTGGTGCGGCTGGCAGGCGATGAATTCGTGGTGGTGCTGGAAAACCTGAGTGCCAGTGCGGCTGATGGGCACATCGTGGCTGAAAAGATTCTGGCTGCAGTAAGCGCTCCGCTGCTTCTGCCACAGGGGCAGGCGCGGGTCAGCGCCAGTATCGGCATCGCTGTCTACGCACCCGGTTCCGGACAGGCGCCGTCCGCACTGATCAATGAGGCGGACGGCTGGATGTACCAGGCCAAGCAGGCGGGCAAGAGCCTGGTGTTGCCGCGTTGGGCAAGCCGCCTGGAGATGCATTGA
- the fliL gene encoding flagellar basal body-associated protein FliL, with protein MATSKAAAKPAQAEGGAKSKSKLFIIIGAAVVLLGAGGGSAWYFLGHKTEAHAEPAHAKPAPGAPPVFAQMDPFTVNLQADGGEQFLQTAFTLQVGSQADVDAIKLYLPQVRSRVLLLLSSKRGAEISTVEGKKKLAEEIIAQLKQPFSPGAQPLNVSDVFFTAFVIQ; from the coding sequence ATGGCCACATCCAAAGCCGCCGCCAAGCCCGCACAGGCGGAAGGCGGCGCCAAATCCAAATCCAAGCTGTTCATCATCATAGGCGCAGCAGTCGTGCTGCTCGGCGCCGGCGGTGGCAGCGCCTGGTACTTCCTCGGCCACAAGACCGAGGCCCACGCGGAGCCGGCGCATGCCAAGCCGGCGCCGGGCGCGCCGCCGGTATTTGCCCAGATGGATCCGTTTACCGTGAACCTGCAGGCCGACGGCGGCGAGCAGTTCCTGCAGACCGCCTTCACGCTGCAGGTGGGCAGCCAGGCCGACGTCGATGCGATCAAGCTCTATCTGCCGCAGGTGCGCAGCCGGGTGCTGCTGCTGCTGTCGTCCAAGCGCGGCGCGGAAATCTCGACCGTGGAAGGCAAGAAAAAGCTGGCCGAGGAAATCATCGCCCAGCTGAAGCAACCCTTTTCGCCGGGCGCGCAGCCGCTGAACGTGTCGGACGTATTCTTCACCGCCTTCGTGATCCAGTAA